A stretch of the Maridesulfovibrio bastinii DSM 16055 genome encodes the following:
- the cheB gene encoding chemotaxis-specific protein-glutamate methyltransferase CheB has product MIRILIVDDSISVRELLYRYFSDQEDMEVAGMAVTGAEAIEKVHKLKPDIVTMDIHLPDMDGFQVTRRIMEESPLPIVIISSVASPDDSDDGFRALDSGALTLIDKPRLCDSDFEDNMNDIIHTVRLMSEVKVVRRRIKKNLINSGPVLSGRSGIKDSTPKENIEAVCIGTSTGGPQALKAVLGALPENYPLPILVVQHMSKGFLEGMVSWLDNVIPLKVKAADAGETVRGGFVYFAPEEKHMRVNSDLTVSFSSGSASDGIIPSVSVLFASAARNLGHRAAGIIMTGMGRDGAAELLEMRKAGAYTIAQNKESCTVYGMPGEAVKLGAAIDILPLEEISGELLNFAGIKS; this is encoded by the coding sequence TTGATCAGAATTTTAATAGTTGATGATTCAATCTCTGTGCGTGAGCTTCTATACAGATATTTTTCCGATCAGGAAGATATGGAAGTTGCGGGCATGGCTGTGACAGGTGCTGAAGCTATTGAAAAAGTTCATAAGCTGAAACCTGATATTGTGACAATGGATATTCACCTTCCCGATATGGATGGGTTTCAGGTCACACGCCGGATTATGGAGGAATCGCCACTTCCCATTGTAATCATCAGCTCCGTTGCCAGCCCGGATGATTCTGACGACGGTTTTCGCGCTCTTGATTCCGGTGCTCTCACTCTTATTGATAAGCCGCGGCTATGCGATTCAGATTTTGAAGACAATATGAACGACATAATTCACACTGTCAGGCTTATGTCCGAAGTAAAAGTCGTTCGTAGAAGGATTAAAAAGAATTTAATAAATTCGGGTCCAGTCCTTTCAGGACGGTCCGGTATTAAAGACAGTACTCCAAAAGAAAATATTGAAGCCGTCTGCATAGGAACTTCAACCGGAGGACCACAGGCATTAAAAGCTGTTCTTGGTGCTCTGCCTGAAAATTATCCTTTGCCTATACTTGTCGTCCAGCACATGTCCAAAGGTTTTCTGGAAGGGATGGTCAGCTGGCTTGATAATGTTATCCCCCTGAAAGTTAAAGCGGCAGATGCCGGAGAAACAGTCAGAGGCGGTTTTGTTTATTTTGCCCCGGAAGAAAAACACATGCGTGTAAATTCTGATTTGACGGTATCATTTTCTTCAGGTTCAGCTTCCGATGGCATAATTCCAAGTGTAAGTGTATTGTTTGCCTCAGCCGCAAGAAACCTCGGGCATAGAGCCGCAGGCATTATTATGACCGGAATGGGCCGTGATGGAGCGGCGGAACTTCTTGAGATGCGCAAAGCGGGGGCGTATACCATTGCGCAGAATAAAGAGAGCTGTACTGTTTATGGAATGCCGGGGGAAGCTGTAAAGCTCGGCGCGGCAATTGATATTTTACCTCTTGAAGAGATAAGTGGAGAATTGTTGAATTTTGCAGGAATAAAGAGCTGA